One Amycolatopsis thermophila DNA segment encodes these proteins:
- a CDS encoding DUF58 domain-containing protein, whose amino-acid sequence MGKSGNTGESSARPAWAPPVLRGERLDAGLRMLELEVRRRLDGLLQGNHLGLVPGPGSEPGEARPYQPGDDVRRMDWAVTARTTEPHIRETVADRELETWVAADLSASLDFGTALCEKRDLVVCAVAAVAHLTGGGGNRLGAVFSNGDATERIPARGGRAHARNLLRKIAEMPRAAEGTRGDLVAMIEQLRRPPRRRGLVVVVSDFLGGTEWQRPLRALSARHDLIGIEVIDPRDVDLPEVGTIVLADPETGKQREVRASALLRREFAAAAQAHRDQVARALRQAGAAHLVLRTDSDWIADTVRFVVARKRRWSGGAA is encoded by the coding sequence GAGCAGCGCCCGGCCCGCGTGGGCGCCGCCCGTCCTGCGCGGTGAGCGCCTCGACGCCGGCCTGCGCATGCTCGAGCTCGAAGTGCGGCGGCGGCTGGACGGCCTGCTGCAGGGCAACCACCTCGGCCTGGTGCCCGGCCCCGGTTCGGAGCCGGGGGAGGCGCGGCCCTACCAGCCGGGCGACGACGTGCGCCGCATGGACTGGGCGGTCACCGCGCGCACCACCGAGCCGCACATCCGGGAGACGGTCGCCGACCGCGAACTGGAGACCTGGGTGGCGGCGGACCTGTCCGCGAGCCTCGACTTCGGCACCGCCCTGTGCGAGAAACGCGACCTCGTCGTGTGCGCGGTCGCGGCCGTCGCGCACCTGACCGGCGGGGGCGGCAACCGGCTGGGCGCCGTGTTCTCCAACGGCGACGCGACCGAGCGCATCCCGGCCCGCGGCGGCCGGGCCCACGCCCGCAACCTGCTGCGCAAGATCGCCGAGATGCCGCGCGCCGCCGAGGGCACCCGCGGCGACCTCGTCGCGATGATCGAACAGCTGCGCCGCCCGCCGCGCCGGCGCGGGCTCGTCGTCGTGGTGTCGGACTTCCTCGGCGGCACCGAGTGGCAGCGCCCGCTGCGGGCGCTGTCCGCGCGGCACGACCTGATCGGCATCGAGGTGATCGACCCGCGCGACGTCGACCTGCCCGAGGTGGGCACGATCGTGCTGGCCGACCCGGAGACCGGCAAGCAACGCGAGGTGCGGGCCTCGGCGCTGCTGCGCCGCGAGTTCGCCGCCGCCGCGCAGGCGCACCGCGACCAGGTGGCGCGGGCCCTGCGCCAGGCGGGCGCGGCGCACCTGGTGCTGCGCACCGACTCCGACTGGATCGCCGACACCGTGCGGTTCGTGGTGGCCCGCAAGCGGCGGTGGAGCGGGGGTGCGGCGTGA